In a single window of the Centropristis striata isolate RG_2023a ecotype Rhode Island chromosome 18, C.striata_1.0, whole genome shotgun sequence genome:
- the LOC131991520 gene encoding adhesion G-protein coupled receptor F1-like, whose translation MSLHLQAVLETVDAIVGDDSRESWEVLNSNGSHSASSELLASLETLSDGLDGEIVFETKGIHLNRTPFDNSFRADLNNSIVLDIPDTNLSNVFITTMIFSTLNNVLPARNSSFDNSLLNGTINDTVTDNAINAAVVLVKINATIQNVTLSYDKLNMSLSLDPQCVFWNFTLFDNLGGWDHEGCTFVSDINDTVKCNCNHLTSFSILMATNIPLEVRKVLDVFTYVGVGISLASLVICLIIEGYVWKAITRNSTAFMRHVSIINTALSLLIADICFIISASIAKNPLENPGENFDVPKGACSTATFFMHFFYLALFFWMLVSGLLLFYRTVMVFSHMSKSTMLVIGFTLGYGGPLIIAITTVAVTSPRKQYVDFFCWLNWFQTKALLGMVIPALTIVFINISIIIVVLFKMLRRVVGDTAQTHKKHRPVVIFRCVVLFLSHPLFGLTWSLGVGTVISPNQGIHIAFAFFSSLQGFFILVFGTLFDSKICSILSRK comes from the exons ATGTCTCTTCATCTGCAGGCTGTACTTGAAACAGTTGATGCCATTGTTGGTGATGATTCAAGAGAGTCTTGGGAAGTTCTGAATTCAAATGGATCCCACAGTGCAAGCTCAGAATTACTGGCTTCACTGGAGACCCTCTCTGATGGGTTGGATGGGGAGATTGTGTTTGAGACTAAAGGGATCCATCTCAACAGAACGCCGTTTGACAACTCCTTTAGGGCAGATCTGAACAACAGCATTGTCCTAGACATTCCAGACACCAACCTCAGCAATGTCTTTATCACCACCATGATCTTCTCCACCCTTAATAATGTCTTGCCAGCACGGAACTCCAGCTTTGACAACAGCCTCTTAAATGGCACCATTAATGATACTGTCACCGATAATGCCATTAACGCTGCAGTGGTGCTtgtcaaaataaatgcaacaattCAGAATGTTACTCTGAGCTATGACAAGCTGAACATGTCCCTGTCACTAGACCCACAGTGTGTCTTCTGGAACTTCACACTGTTTGATAATCTGGGTGGTTGGGATCATGAGGGTTGTACGTTTGTTTCCGACATAAATGACACGGTAAAGTGCAACTGTAACCATCTCACCTCTTTCTCAATTTTGATGGCAACAAACATCCCTTTAGAAGTGAGAAAAGTCTTGGATGTATTCACTTATGTTGGAGTTGGGATATCTCTGGCAAGCTTAGTCATCTGTCTCATTATTGAAGGATACGTTTGGAAAGCCATCACCAGAAATAGCACTGCCTTCATGCGTCACGTTTCCATCATTAACACTGCCCTTTCTCTGTTGATTGCTGACATCTGTTTCATCATTTCTGCCAGTATCGCTAAGAATCCCCTTGAAAACCCAGGGGAGAACTTTGACGTTCCAAAGGGAGCATGCAGCACAGCAACattttttatgcactttttctacCTTGCTCTGTTCTTTTGGATGCTTGTGTCAGGCCTTCTCCTCTTTTACCGGACAGTCATGGTCTTCTCCCACATGTCCAAGTCAACCATGTTGGTGATTGGCTTCACATTAGGCTATGGTGGCCCTCTGATTATTGCCATTACTACTGTTGCTGTCACATCCCCGAGAAAGCAATacgttgactttttttgttggcTCAACTGGTTTCAGACAAAGGCCCTACTGGGAATGGTGATACCTGCCTTGACTATAGTTTTCATCAACATTTCAATCATAATTGTggttttgttcaaaatgttgagaaGAGTTGTCGGAGACACTgcccaaacacataaaaagcatAGACCTGTGGTAATTTTTAGGTGTGTCgtactttttttaagtcatccTTTATTTGGACTGACCTGGTCTTTGGGAGTGGGAACTGTGATTTCGCCAAATCAAGGAATCCACATTGCCTTTGCATTCTTCAGTTCACTACAG GGTTTCTTCATTTTAGTGTTTGGGACCCTATTCGATTCAAAG ATCTGTTCTATCCTCTCAAGAAAATGA